The sequence below is a genomic window from Dictyostelium discoideum AX4 chromosome 5 chromosome, whole genome shotgun sequence.
TTTGTATATCAATCAGGTCCAAATAGATATCCAATTGAATTACATTCATTAACAACAAATATAATGGAATCTTTAGAAATGtcattaataattggtaCTGCATTATCAAATACTTTAGATTTTTCAATGTTTacatctttaaaaaaattaaaatttagtaaatcattaaatttattatataattcaaaTCTTCCAATAGGACTATACCCACAATCTTTACAAGAATTGTAtgtatattaatttatcataaacacataaaaaaaaaaaaaaaaaaattattaatattttattttatattattattagtgattttattgaaaattcattaataaatttcccagatttatcaataattaaatcaccatttgttaatttaactggtaataattttacatcaattacaattcaatttaattcaaattttattaaaacattagatttatcaaataatccaACTATTGAAAATACAATTGATGATAGTTTTTgtaaaacaattacaattttaaaaaataatttaatgaatgGAATTTTACCAGATTGTATTAAATGTCATCTTAGTGATAGTACTATTTCATCTTGGTATTctggtaataattttgatttaacaCCATTAATTGAATGTTCAAGTATAATtccaaaaatgaaaattttaaatggtaataCTTATTTATATGGTTCAAATTTAGGTTTTTTATCAAgctcaattaaatcaataccatcaattaattttcaaattgataCTCCAAGTACAAGTTTTTATTCAACACCACAATATAAAACAAGTACACTTTTTAATATAAGTTTTACAAGTTCAGGTAGTAATAAACAATTTACAGTTAGTAATGATCCATATTATCCAACACCGAAATCAATtacatttaaatcaaattcattgGTTGAATTTATTGGTGAATATTTTACATATGATAAATCAATAgtaacaattttatttgattcaacAGTTAATTGTAGTCCAATTGAAGTTGATTTTTATAGAATTTTATGTAACTTAACTACAACACCATTACAaagtaattcaaatattccagttacaattaaaattgataatctttcaagttcattaaaattaaattcaaattcaattggtgttattaatccaattgaaaattgtaaAGATAGTTGTAATAGAGGTGGTTCATGTAATTTTGAAACATTAAAATGTCAATGTGACCAATTACATTTTGGAGAATATTGTGAGAATAAAGCAATTCAATGCAAAGATCCAACATGtggtggtattggtattTGTGATAAAACAATTGGTCAATGTGATTGTGGTTTATTTAATACTGGTGAAAGTTGTGAATTACCTGCTCATTGGGTAAGTTCAATTGAACCACCTTTAGAATCTGGTGGtattgtaatattaaatggTTATTTCGGTAATCAACATTCAAATCTATCTGTAACGATTGGTGGTAACCAACCATGCACAATTAGTAATACTTCCCCACCAACTATATCAACTATAACTTGTTCAATCGGTCCTGGTGttggtattaaaaatataacagTTATTCAAAATACTGTAACATGGTTTAGTAATTCAATgtttcaatattttaatgaaaattatcaTTGTCCAAATGATTGTTCAAATCATGGTACTTGTAATTCAAGTAGTGGAATTTGTAGTTGTACAAGTGATTGGTCAGGTTTTGATTGTagttcaaaatcaaatcatcAAACAAATACAACCATTGATAATGGTTCTGTTACACTTTCAAATCAAGATActatttattcaatttcaatttataaattaattgaaatcgatttaaatggtaatataataaaagaatttaattttacaaataatttatcatggGATAAGTCAGTTATAATTGATcaaattacaaattcaaaaattattaaatataataaacaaatcaTTTATGATtctacaaatttaaaatcaacaaatatAACAACAACATTTGAAGAAGTTACTAAAACTTCTGAAAGATCATTTGCTGGTgttaattttcaattggaaAGGGGTTctgttaaattatcaatttcaattacaaattatccttataaaaattatttaaattcattacaacttttattaaaatcagattcaacaaatgataataattgtgatgatgatgataatcaaacaaatttagaaaaagcTCAAAGTCAAAATTCTCAATTAGATtatattacaattaaaaaacaagataaagttttaaaaggTCGTTTCATTAATCGTGTAATTTCTGATGATAGATCTACATTTataacaaattcaattaatcaatCAGAGTCATCACCTgatcaaattattataacttTTAATTTACCTCATTGTACAAAAGAATGTCTTTTAGATCCTGGTatgtaaattaatatttataaattataaataataatagtagactaaaatttgaaaaaaattattaatacttttttttttaaaaaataataattttagatttcTCAGTTTTAGTTGATCCAGATTTTTCAACCTCTTGTGATTCAAAATCTCGTAAATGGGTTGTTCcagttgctgttgttgttagTGTAGTTGGTTTTGTAgcattaattgttgtttcaGTTCTCCTTTATAAGAAAAATAGAATCAATATTCAAATTAGATTAAAAACATTAAGAAATAGATAGTCTATATGTAtttgtcaaaaaaaaaaaaaaaaaaaaaaaaaaaaaaaaaaaaaaaaaaaaattttaaccatttacttatttaaaaaaaaaaaaaaaaaattaaattatttatttattctgtatttataaaaaaaattaaattatttatttatttatttattctgtatttataaaaaaaactaaataa
It includes:
- a CDS encoding hypothetical protein (Similar to Homo sapiens (Human). Tenascin (TN) (Hexabrachion) (Cytotactin) (Neuronectin) (GMEM) (JI) (Miotendinous antigen) (Glioma-associated-extracellular matrix antigen) (GP 150-225) (Tenascin-C) (TN-C)), producing MESLEMSLIIGTALSNTLDFSMFTSLKKLKFSKSLNLLYNSNLPIGLYPQSLQEFDFIENSLINFPDLSIIKSPFVNLTGNNFTSITIQFNSNFIKTLDLSNNPTIENTIDDSFCKTITILKNNLMNGILPDCIKCHLSDSTISSWYSGNNFDLTPLIECSSIIPKMKILNGNTYLYGSNLGFLSSSIKSIPSINFQIDTPSTSFYSTPQYKTSTLFNISFTSSGSNKQFTVSNDPYYPTPKSITFKSNSLVEFIGEYFTYDKSIVTILFDSTVNCSPIEVDFYRILCNLTTTPLQSNSNIPVTIKIDNLSSSLKLNSNSIGVINPIENCKDSCNRGGSCNFETLKCQCDQLHFGEYCENKAIQCKDPTCGGIGICDKTIGQCDCGLFNTGESCELPAHWVSSIEPPLESGGIVILNGYFGNQHSNLSVTIGGNQPCTISNTSPPTISTITCSIGPGVGIKNITVIQNTVTWFSNSMFQYFNENYHCPNDCSNHGTCNSSSGICSCTSDWSGFDCSSKSNHQTNTTIDNGSVTLSNQDTIYSISIYKLIEIDLNGNIIKEFNFTNNLSWDKSVIIDQITNSKIIKYNKQIIYDSTNLKSTNITTTFEEVTKTSERSFAGVNFQLERGSVKLSISITNYPYKNYLNSLQLLLKSDSTNDNNCDDDDNQTNLEKAQSQNSQLDYITIKKQDKVLKGRFINRVISDDRSTFITNSINQSESSPDQIIITFNLPHCTKECLLDPGM